A genomic stretch from Canis lupus baileyi chromosome 3, mCanLup2.hap1, whole genome shotgun sequence includes:
- the ITGB3BP gene encoding centromere protein R isoform X11: MSLLMEKTESFNSSKITRKKSIRTYSPTTGTCQMSPFGASASSEEQEHKNEPSNEKRKKLNHLSLTKRKESTTKDNNEFMMLLSKVEKSSEEIMEIMQNLSSIQALEGSRELENILGISCASCFLQREMRKTKELMIKVTEQKLFEKKCSEFSNKGIRRNVPTLNTNFVCICLTVFKGTETSVINLPSKYQIRALGRCVSR; the protein is encoded by the exons tcatttaattcttcaaaaatcacaaggaagaaaagTATTAGAACTTATTCTCCAACAACTGGAACTTGTCAAATGAGCCCATTTGGTGCTTCTGCAAGCTCTGAAGAACAAGAGCACAAAAATGAACCATCAAACG aaaagaggaaaaaactgaaCCACCTCAGTTTAACCAAAAGGAAGGAATCTACAACAAAAGACAATAATGA attCATGATGTTGCTATCTAAAGTTGAGAAATCATCAGAAGAAATCATGGAAATAATGCAAAATTTAAGCAGTATACAG GCTTTGGAGGGCAGTAGAGAGCTTGAAAATATCCTTGGTATCTCCTGTGCATCCTGTTTCTTACAAAGAGAAATGCGGAAAACGAAAGAGCTAA tgATAAAAGTAACAGAACAAAAACTGTTCGAAAAGAAGTGTTCAGAATTTTCCAACAAAG GCATTAGAAGAAATGTGCCCACTCTGAACACCAACTTCGTCTGCATCTGCCTGACCGTATTTAAAGGAACAGAAACGTCTGTAATTAATCTGCCCAGTAAATACCAGATCAGAGCACTAGGCAGGTGTGTGTCTAGATAA
- the ITGB3BP gene encoding centromere protein R isoform X6, translating into MSKCRSVRRSLKLDHLLEANSFNSSKITRKKSIRTYSPTTGTCQMSPFGASASSEEQEHKNEPSNEKRKKLNHLSLTKRKESTTKDNNEFMMLLSKVEKSSEEIMEIMQNLSSIQALEGSRELENILGISCASCFLQREMRKTKELMIKVTEQKLFEKKCSEFSNKGIRRNVPTLNTNFVCICLTVFKGTETSVINLPSKYQIRALGRCVSR; encoded by the exons tcatttaattcttcaaaaatcacaaggaagaaaagTATTAGAACTTATTCTCCAACAACTGGAACTTGTCAAATGAGCCCATTTGGTGCTTCTGCAAGCTCTGAAGAACAAGAGCACAAAAATGAACCATCAAACG aaaagaggaaaaaactgaaCCACCTCAGTTTAACCAAAAGGAAGGAATCTACAACAAAAGACAATAATGA attCATGATGTTGCTATCTAAAGTTGAGAAATCATCAGAAGAAATCATGGAAATAATGCAAAATTTAAGCAGTATACAG GCTTTGGAGGGCAGTAGAGAGCTTGAAAATATCCTTGGTATCTCCTGTGCATCCTGTTTCTTACAAAGAGAAATGCGGAAAACGAAAGAGCTAA tgATAAAAGTAACAGAACAAAAACTGTTCGAAAAGAAGTGTTCAGAATTTTCCAACAAAG GCATTAGAAGAAATGTGCCCACTCTGAACACCAACTTCGTCTGCATCTGCCTGACCGTATTTAAAGGAACAGAAACGTCTGTAATTAATCTGCCCAGTAAATACCAGATCAGAGCACTAGGCAGGTGTGTGTCTAGATAA
- the ITGB3BP gene encoding centromere protein R isoform X8 — protein MPVRRSLKLDHLLEANSFNSSKITRKKSIRTYSPTTGTCQMSPFGASASSEEQEHKNEPSNEKRKKLNHLSLTKRKESTTKDNNEFMMLLSKVEKSSEEIMEIMQNLSSIQALEGSRELENILGISCASCFLQREMRKTKELMIKVTEQKLFEKKCSEFSNKGIRRNVPTLNTNFVCICLTVFKGTETSVINLPSKYQIRALGRCVSR, from the exons tcatttaattcttcaaaaatcacaaggaagaaaagTATTAGAACTTATTCTCCAACAACTGGAACTTGTCAAATGAGCCCATTTGGTGCTTCTGCAAGCTCTGAAGAACAAGAGCACAAAAATGAACCATCAAACG aaaagaggaaaaaactgaaCCACCTCAGTTTAACCAAAAGGAAGGAATCTACAACAAAAGACAATAATGA attCATGATGTTGCTATCTAAAGTTGAGAAATCATCAGAAGAAATCATGGAAATAATGCAAAATTTAAGCAGTATACAG GCTTTGGAGGGCAGTAGAGAGCTTGAAAATATCCTTGGTATCTCCTGTGCATCCTGTTTCTTACAAAGAGAAATGCGGAAAACGAAAGAGCTAA tgATAAAAGTAACAGAACAAAAACTGTTCGAAAAGAAGTGTTCAGAATTTTCCAACAAAG GCATTAGAAGAAATGTGCCCACTCTGAACACCAACTTCGTCTGCATCTGCCTGACCGTATTTAAAGGAACAGAAACGTCTGTAATTAATCTGCCCAGTAAATACCAGATCAGAGCACTAGGCAGGTGTGTGTCTAGATAA
- the ITGB3BP gene encoding centromere protein R isoform X7 gives MSCSTVEPNCTNWKPFESFNSSKITRKKSIRTYSPTTGTCQMSPFGASASSEEQEHKNEPSNEKRKKLNHLSLTKRKESTTKDNNEFMMLLSKVEKSSEEIMEIMQNLSSIQALEGSRELENILGISCASCFLQREMRKTKELMIKVTEQKLFEKKCSEFSNKGIRRNVPTLNTNFVCICLTVFKGTETSVINLPSKYQIRALGRCVSR, from the exons tcatttaattcttcaaaaatcacaaggaagaaaagTATTAGAACTTATTCTCCAACAACTGGAACTTGTCAAATGAGCCCATTTGGTGCTTCTGCAAGCTCTGAAGAACAAGAGCACAAAAATGAACCATCAAACG aaaagaggaaaaaactgaaCCACCTCAGTTTAACCAAAAGGAAGGAATCTACAACAAAAGACAATAATGA attCATGATGTTGCTATCTAAAGTTGAGAAATCATCAGAAGAAATCATGGAAATAATGCAAAATTTAAGCAGTATACAG GCTTTGGAGGGCAGTAGAGAGCTTGAAAATATCCTTGGTATCTCCTGTGCATCCTGTTTCTTACAAAGAGAAATGCGGAAAACGAAAGAGCTAA tgATAAAAGTAACAGAACAAAAACTGTTCGAAAAGAAGTGTTCAGAATTTTCCAACAAAG GCATTAGAAGAAATGTGCCCACTCTGAACACCAACTTCGTCTGCATCTGCCTGACCGTATTTAAAGGAACAGAAACGTCTGTAATTAATCTGCCCAGTAAATACCAGATCAGAGCACTAGGCAGGTGTGTGTCTAGATAA